A part of Triplophysa dalaica isolate WHDGS20190420 chromosome 17, ASM1584641v1, whole genome shotgun sequence genomic DNA contains:
- the si:dkey-94l16.4 gene encoding transcription factor 20 isoform X5 — protein MEQPPSNSDGFQPQDLSSTCSLPNIFDLSKNGEDALLKANPLDALHVLQTPGWFVSPGTSDGLLLPENDSDAVPLPPDQIQPDNSFSNTTVTLSYVSRSQVFSNPNALSDHSPIYDVPPLSKAIVLHPPTFDATKLAADTGDAALSLDMDQHCLQQVSLPVGLTACDQFRFMSPAQVVENVAALCYLQQHPDLSGLQDVENIALETLKSLQQTNPNDCRFPINVGEFQNGAANCLWNIGPFAEGFTERDDANAEGLHRNGNPQVAFLFSRSEEPVTLPNDQGTASFPVSLNHNLIRPLDPASQPAASEIDDVFSWAQESRSPSGENSVGRETIDAEQEHLSREEFNPETSDVEKMDSHPKSEFITSTNEIHSGSTDKACHIETVQVNGISEGKTDTFETTGGSLTKKTLERKKLPPRARRGMRLGAIVQNIRPTRYKSSHVTNIQKAQASKISHLDVSSIKKNQHILERACTAAVESNDKTTVRLQKEETDDKTTVLLQKEETDVIVSPRCKTTVSTSCFKNKHVPKPSLDHKPTKTFYKDVLFGSKKRLQKNIFKKPLAGLGNLKSLPTLQTSQKRSPKPIWSPAAGNKPHASKRKRNKPKLGHTFPFAPQEPEIKLKCLSYKGERKDMPNETFAPYVHVELQDIPSCTVVNYPEESFRLKHGKRHMTDGSVSGTVPASPCLQYGRVSMDGTQRGPLVCCLCGGSANAMELGDLHGPYYPEGFKAASRTLSSPQENEEDHSDSDLFFCPKRGKWDGSSWTKSLNKLSESADLIACQRWSSDSKLSRCPNVKRQGGDAGIDWYSPPVVPLYGSEYWLHEDCGIWSAGVFLVKGKLYGLENAVKLAKVSICSICQNKGATLGCVFKGCPNKHHFTCAMQSGVGDMAFK, from the exons ATGGAACAGCCTCCCAGCAATTCGGATGGTTTCCAGCCTCAGGATCTTTCCTCCACATGCAGCCTACCCAATATATTTGATCTGTCGAAGAATGGTGAAGACGCTCTGTTGAAAGCGAATCCTTTGGATGCATTGCATGTCCTCCAGACACCAGGTTGGTTTGTTAGTCCTGGAACCAGTGATGGGTTGTTACTTCCAGAGAACGACTCTGATGCGGTGCCGCTCCCCCCAGACCAGATCCAACCGGACAACTCATTTTCCAACACCACTGTCACGCTCTCTTACGTCAGCAGGTCACAGGTTTTCTCCAACCCCAATGCCCTTTCAGATCATTCCCCAATTTATGATGTTCCACCCTTAAGCAAGGCTATTGTTCTACATCCTCCTACTTTTGATGCTACCAAGCTAGCAGCAGACACAGGAGATGCAGCTCTGTCATTGGATATGGACCAACACTGCCTCCAACAGGTCTCCTTACCTGTAGGACTAACAGCCTGTGACCAATTCAGGTTCATGTCCCCAGCTCAGGTTGTTGAAAACGTAGCCGCATTGTGCTACCTTCAACAGCACCCCGATTTAAGTGGATTGCAAGATGTTGAAAATATTGCTTTAGAAACACTCAAATCTTTGCAACAGACCAACCCCAACGATTGTAGGTTTCCTATCAATGTGGGTGAATTTCAAAACGGAGCTGCTAATTGTTTATGGAACATTGGACCTTTTGCGGAAGGCTTTACGGAAAGGGACGATGCAAACGCAGAGGGATTACACAGAAACGGCAACCCTCAGGTGGCCTTTCTGTTCTCTAGATCTGAAGAGCCAGTCACGCTTCCGAACGACCAGGGCACTGCAAGTTTTCCGGTATCATTAAACCACAACTTAATTCGACCGTTAGATCCAGCATCACAACCCGCCGCCTCAGAGATAGATGATGTTTTCTCTTGGGCACAGGAGTCACGTTCTCCAAGTGGAGAAAATTCTGTTGGCAGAGAAACGATTGATGCCGAGCAAGAACATTTGAGCAGAGAGGAGTTTAATCCCGAAACATCTGACGTGGAGAAGATGGATTCACATCCTAAATCAGAATTTATTACCAGCACTAATGAGATACATTCAGGGAGTACTGACAAAGCATGCCACATTGAAACTGTGCAGGTCAATGGGATATCTGAAGGAAAAACAGACACGTTTGAGACGACCGGAGGTTCGCTCACCAAAAAGACGTTGGAAAGAAAAAAGCTGCCCCCGAGAGCTAGGAGAGGGATGCGATTAGGAGCCATTGTTCAAAACATTCGCCCAACCAGGTACAAATCAAGTCACGTCACCAACATACAAAAAGCTCAGGCAAGCAAGATTTCCCATCTGGATGTGTCATCCATCAAGAAAAACCAGCACATTCTGGAAAGAGCTTGCACTGCGGCAGTTGAATCTAATGACAAGACCACAGTGCgtttacaaaaagaagaaactgATGACAAGACCACAGTGcttttacaaaaagaagaaacgGATGTCATAGTTTCACCCAGATGTAAAACCACAGTATCTACCTCTTgtttcaaaaacaaacatgttccTAAACCTTCATTGGATCACAAACCTACAAAGACTTTTTACAAAGACGTACTGTTCGGTTCCAAAAAGAGACTGCAaaagaacattttcaaaaagcCCTTAGCGGGTTTGGGGAATCTTAAATCATTACCAACACTCCAAACCTCTCAAAAAAGGAGTCCGAAACCAATTTGGAGTCCTGCTGCTGGGAACAAACCTCATGCATCCAAAaggaaaagaaacaaaccaaagcTTGGCCACACTTTCCCTTTTGCGCCCCAGGAACCAGAAATTAAACTGAAATGTTTGAGTTACAAAGGTGAAAGAAAGGACATGCCGAATGAGACCTTCGCACCATACGTGCATGTGGAGCTCCAAGATATCCCATCTTGTACGGTGGTTAACTATCCTGAAGAAAGTTTCAGACTCAAGCATGGAAAGCGTCACATGACGGATGGCTCCGTGTCCGGTACGGTTCCTGCATCTCCTTGTTTGCAGTATGGACGAGTGTCGATGGATGGCACGCAGCGGGGTCCTCTAGTGTGCTGTCTCTGTGGAGGCTCCGCCAATGCCATGGAGCTTGGAGACCTGCATGGGCCGTATTACCCAGAGGGGTTCAAGGCTGCCTCAAGGACTCTTTCCAGTCCGCAGGAGAATGAGGAGGATCACAGTGATTCcgatttgtttttttgtcctAAAAGAGGGAAATGGGATGGAAGCAGTTGGACTAAATCTTTGAACAAGCTGTCAGAGTCTGCTGATTTGATAGCCTGTCAGAGGTGGAGCAGTGACAGCAAGCTTTCTAGATGTCCAAATGTTAAGCGACAAGGGGGGGACGCTGGCATCGATTGGTACAGCCCGCCCGTGGTTCCTCTGTACGGTAGCGAGTACTGGCTCCATGAAGACTGTGGCATATGGTCAGCAGGTGTCTTTTTGGTTAAAGGAAAGCTGTATGGACTTGAAAACGCTGTGAAGTTGGCAAAAGTGTCG atttgttcAATTTGTCAGAATAAGGGGGCAACATTGGGCTGTGTTTTCAAAGGCTGCCCCAACAAACATCACTTCACATGTGCAATGCAGTCAG gtgttggcgacatggctttcaaatga
- the si:dkey-94l16.4 gene encoding transcription factor 20 isoform X3, with translation MEQPPSNSDGFQPQDLSSTCSLPNIFDLSKNGEDALLKANPLDALHVLQTPGWFVSPGTSDGLLLPENDSDAVPLPPDQIQPDNSFSNTTVTLSYVSRSQVFSNPNALSDHSPIYDVPPLSKAIVLHPPTFDATKLAADTGDAALSLDMDQHCLQQVSLPVGLTACDQFRFMSPAQVVENVAALCYLQQHPDLSGLQDVENIALETLKSLQQTNPNDCRFPINVGEFQNGAANCLWNIGPFAEGFTERDDANAEGLHRNGNPQVAFLFSRSEEPVTLPNDQGTASFPVSLNHNLIRPLDPASQPAASEIDDVFSWAQESRSPSGENSVGRETIDAEQEHLSREEFNPETSDVEKMDSHPKSEFITSTNEIHSGSTDKACHIETVQVNGISEGKTDTFETTGGSLTKKTLERKKLPPRARRGMRLGAIVQNIRPTRYKSSHVTNIQKAQASKISHLDVSSIKKNQHILERACTAAVESNDKTTVRLQKEETDDKTTVLLQKEETDVIVSPRCKTTVSTSCFKNKHVPKPSLDHKPTKTFYKDVLFGSKKRLQKNIFKKPLAGLGNLKSLPTLQTSQKRSPKPIWSPAAGNKPHASKRKRNKPKLGHTFPFAPQEPEIKLKCLSYKGERKDMPNETFAPYVHVELQDIPSCTVVNYPEESFRLKHGKRHMTDGSVSGTVPASPCLQYGRVSMDGTQRGPLVCCLCGGSANAMELGDLHGPYYPEGFKAASRTLSSPQENEEDHSDSDLFFCPKRGKWDGSSWTKSLNKLSESADLIACQRWSSDSKLSRCPNVKRQGGDAGIDWYSPPVVPLYGSEYWLHEDCGIWSAGVFLVKGKLYGLENAVKLAKVSICSICQNKGATLGCVFKGCPNKHHFTCAMQSGCVLNEENFSMKCRKHKVAAGCSS, from the exons ATGGAACAGCCTCCCAGCAATTCGGATGGTTTCCAGCCTCAGGATCTTTCCTCCACATGCAGCCTACCCAATATATTTGATCTGTCGAAGAATGGTGAAGACGCTCTGTTGAAAGCGAATCCTTTGGATGCATTGCATGTCCTCCAGACACCAGGTTGGTTTGTTAGTCCTGGAACCAGTGATGGGTTGTTACTTCCAGAGAACGACTCTGATGCGGTGCCGCTCCCCCCAGACCAGATCCAACCGGACAACTCATTTTCCAACACCACTGTCACGCTCTCTTACGTCAGCAGGTCACAGGTTTTCTCCAACCCCAATGCCCTTTCAGATCATTCCCCAATTTATGATGTTCCACCCTTAAGCAAGGCTATTGTTCTACATCCTCCTACTTTTGATGCTACCAAGCTAGCAGCAGACACAGGAGATGCAGCTCTGTCATTGGATATGGACCAACACTGCCTCCAACAGGTCTCCTTACCTGTAGGACTAACAGCCTGTGACCAATTCAGGTTCATGTCCCCAGCTCAGGTTGTTGAAAACGTAGCCGCATTGTGCTACCTTCAACAGCACCCCGATTTAAGTGGATTGCAAGATGTTGAAAATATTGCTTTAGAAACACTCAAATCTTTGCAACAGACCAACCCCAACGATTGTAGGTTTCCTATCAATGTGGGTGAATTTCAAAACGGAGCTGCTAATTGTTTATGGAACATTGGACCTTTTGCGGAAGGCTTTACGGAAAGGGACGATGCAAACGCAGAGGGATTACACAGAAACGGCAACCCTCAGGTGGCCTTTCTGTTCTCTAGATCTGAAGAGCCAGTCACGCTTCCGAACGACCAGGGCACTGCAAGTTTTCCGGTATCATTAAACCACAACTTAATTCGACCGTTAGATCCAGCATCACAACCCGCCGCCTCAGAGATAGATGATGTTTTCTCTTGGGCACAGGAGTCACGTTCTCCAAGTGGAGAAAATTCTGTTGGCAGAGAAACGATTGATGCCGAGCAAGAACATTTGAGCAGAGAGGAGTTTAATCCCGAAACATCTGACGTGGAGAAGATGGATTCACATCCTAAATCAGAATTTATTACCAGCACTAATGAGATACATTCAGGGAGTACTGACAAAGCATGCCACATTGAAACTGTGCAGGTCAATGGGATATCTGAAGGAAAAACAGACACGTTTGAGACGACCGGAGGTTCGCTCACCAAAAAGACGTTGGAAAGAAAAAAGCTGCCCCCGAGAGCTAGGAGAGGGATGCGATTAGGAGCCATTGTTCAAAACATTCGCCCAACCAGGTACAAATCAAGTCACGTCACCAACATACAAAAAGCTCAGGCAAGCAAGATTTCCCATCTGGATGTGTCATCCATCAAGAAAAACCAGCACATTCTGGAAAGAGCTTGCACTGCGGCAGTTGAATCTAATGACAAGACCACAGTGCgtttacaaaaagaagaaactgATGACAAGACCACAGTGcttttacaaaaagaagaaacgGATGTCATAGTTTCACCCAGATGTAAAACCACAGTATCTACCTCTTgtttcaaaaacaaacatgttccTAAACCTTCATTGGATCACAAACCTACAAAGACTTTTTACAAAGACGTACTGTTCGGTTCCAAAAAGAGACTGCAaaagaacattttcaaaaagcCCTTAGCGGGTTTGGGGAATCTTAAATCATTACCAACACTCCAAACCTCTCAAAAAAGGAGTCCGAAACCAATTTGGAGTCCTGCTGCTGGGAACAAACCTCATGCATCCAAAaggaaaagaaacaaaccaaagcTTGGCCACACTTTCCCTTTTGCGCCCCAGGAACCAGAAATTAAACTGAAATGTTTGAGTTACAAAGGTGAAAGAAAGGACATGCCGAATGAGACCTTCGCACCATACGTGCATGTGGAGCTCCAAGATATCCCATCTTGTACGGTGGTTAACTATCCTGAAGAAAGTTTCAGACTCAAGCATGGAAAGCGTCACATGACGGATGGCTCCGTGTCCGGTACGGTTCCTGCATCTCCTTGTTTGCAGTATGGACGAGTGTCGATGGATGGCACGCAGCGGGGTCCTCTAGTGTGCTGTCTCTGTGGAGGCTCCGCCAATGCCATGGAGCTTGGAGACCTGCATGGGCCGTATTACCCAGAGGGGTTCAAGGCTGCCTCAAGGACTCTTTCCAGTCCGCAGGAGAATGAGGAGGATCACAGTGATTCcgatttgtttttttgtcctAAAAGAGGGAAATGGGATGGAAGCAGTTGGACTAAATCTTTGAACAAGCTGTCAGAGTCTGCTGATTTGATAGCCTGTCAGAGGTGGAGCAGTGACAGCAAGCTTTCTAGATGTCCAAATGTTAAGCGACAAGGGGGGGACGCTGGCATCGATTGGTACAGCCCGCCCGTGGTTCCTCTGTACGGTAGCGAGTACTGGCTCCATGAAGACTGTGGCATATGGTCAGCAGGTGTCTTTTTGGTTAAAGGAAAGCTGTATGGACTTGAAAACGCTGTGAAGTTGGCAAAAGTGTCG atttgttcAATTTGTCAGAATAAGGGGGCAACATTGGGCTGTGTTTTCAAAGGCTGCCCCAACAAACATCACTTCACATGTGCAATGCAGTCAG
- the si:dkey-94l16.4 gene encoding transcription factor 20 isoform X2: MEQPPSNSDGFQPQDLSSTCSLPNIFDLSKNGEDALLKANPLDALHVLQTPGWFVSPGTSDGLLLPENDSDAVPLPPDQIQPDNSFSNTTVTLSYVSRSQVFSNPNALSDHSPIYDVPPLSKAIVLHPPTFDATKLAADTGDAALSLDMDQHCLQQVSLPVGLTACDQFRFMSPAQVVENVAALCYLQQHPDLSGLQDVENIALETLKSLQQTNPNDCRFPINVGEFQNGAANCLWNIGPFAEGFTERDDANAEGLHRNGNPQVAFLFSRSEEPVTLPNDQGTASFPVSLNHNLIRPLDPASQPAASEIDDVFSWAQESRSPSGENSVGRETIDAEQEHLSREEFNPETSDVEKMDSHPKSEFITSTNEIHSGSTDKACHIETVQVNGISEGKTDTFETTGGSLTKKTLERKKLPPRARRGMRLGAIVQNIRPTRYKSSHVTNIQKAQASKISHLDVSSIKKNQHILERACTAAVESNDKTTVRLQKEETDDKTTVLLQKEETDVIVSPRCKTTVSTSCFKNKHVPKPSLDHKPTKTFYKDVLFGSKKRLQKNIFKKPLAGLGNLKSLPTLQTSQKRSPKPIWSPAAGNKPHASKRKRNKPKLGHTFPFAPQEPEIKLKCLSYKGERKDMPNETFAPYVHVELQDIPSCTVVNYPEESFRLKHGKRHMTDGSVSGTVPASPCLQYGRVSMDGTQRGPLVCCLCGGSANAMELGDLHGPYYPEGFKAASRTLSSPQENEEDHSDSDLFFCPKRGKWDGSSWTKSLNKLSESADLIACQRWSSDSKLSRCPNVKRQGGDAGIDWYSPPVVPLYGSEYWLHEDCGIWSAGVFLVKGKLYGLENAVKLAKVSICSICQNKGATLGCVFKGCPNKHHFTCAMQSGCVLNEENFSMKCRKHKSDVDLFSSIGVFL; the protein is encoded by the exons ATGGAACAGCCTCCCAGCAATTCGGATGGTTTCCAGCCTCAGGATCTTTCCTCCACATGCAGCCTACCCAATATATTTGATCTGTCGAAGAATGGTGAAGACGCTCTGTTGAAAGCGAATCCTTTGGATGCATTGCATGTCCTCCAGACACCAGGTTGGTTTGTTAGTCCTGGAACCAGTGATGGGTTGTTACTTCCAGAGAACGACTCTGATGCGGTGCCGCTCCCCCCAGACCAGATCCAACCGGACAACTCATTTTCCAACACCACTGTCACGCTCTCTTACGTCAGCAGGTCACAGGTTTTCTCCAACCCCAATGCCCTTTCAGATCATTCCCCAATTTATGATGTTCCACCCTTAAGCAAGGCTATTGTTCTACATCCTCCTACTTTTGATGCTACCAAGCTAGCAGCAGACACAGGAGATGCAGCTCTGTCATTGGATATGGACCAACACTGCCTCCAACAGGTCTCCTTACCTGTAGGACTAACAGCCTGTGACCAATTCAGGTTCATGTCCCCAGCTCAGGTTGTTGAAAACGTAGCCGCATTGTGCTACCTTCAACAGCACCCCGATTTAAGTGGATTGCAAGATGTTGAAAATATTGCTTTAGAAACACTCAAATCTTTGCAACAGACCAACCCCAACGATTGTAGGTTTCCTATCAATGTGGGTGAATTTCAAAACGGAGCTGCTAATTGTTTATGGAACATTGGACCTTTTGCGGAAGGCTTTACGGAAAGGGACGATGCAAACGCAGAGGGATTACACAGAAACGGCAACCCTCAGGTGGCCTTTCTGTTCTCTAGATCTGAAGAGCCAGTCACGCTTCCGAACGACCAGGGCACTGCAAGTTTTCCGGTATCATTAAACCACAACTTAATTCGACCGTTAGATCCAGCATCACAACCCGCCGCCTCAGAGATAGATGATGTTTTCTCTTGGGCACAGGAGTCACGTTCTCCAAGTGGAGAAAATTCTGTTGGCAGAGAAACGATTGATGCCGAGCAAGAACATTTGAGCAGAGAGGAGTTTAATCCCGAAACATCTGACGTGGAGAAGATGGATTCACATCCTAAATCAGAATTTATTACCAGCACTAATGAGATACATTCAGGGAGTACTGACAAAGCATGCCACATTGAAACTGTGCAGGTCAATGGGATATCTGAAGGAAAAACAGACACGTTTGAGACGACCGGAGGTTCGCTCACCAAAAAGACGTTGGAAAGAAAAAAGCTGCCCCCGAGAGCTAGGAGAGGGATGCGATTAGGAGCCATTGTTCAAAACATTCGCCCAACCAGGTACAAATCAAGTCACGTCACCAACATACAAAAAGCTCAGGCAAGCAAGATTTCCCATCTGGATGTGTCATCCATCAAGAAAAACCAGCACATTCTGGAAAGAGCTTGCACTGCGGCAGTTGAATCTAATGACAAGACCACAGTGCgtttacaaaaagaagaaactgATGACAAGACCACAGTGcttttacaaaaagaagaaacgGATGTCATAGTTTCACCCAGATGTAAAACCACAGTATCTACCTCTTgtttcaaaaacaaacatgttccTAAACCTTCATTGGATCACAAACCTACAAAGACTTTTTACAAAGACGTACTGTTCGGTTCCAAAAAGAGACTGCAaaagaacattttcaaaaagcCCTTAGCGGGTTTGGGGAATCTTAAATCATTACCAACACTCCAAACCTCTCAAAAAAGGAGTCCGAAACCAATTTGGAGTCCTGCTGCTGGGAACAAACCTCATGCATCCAAAaggaaaagaaacaaaccaaagcTTGGCCACACTTTCCCTTTTGCGCCCCAGGAACCAGAAATTAAACTGAAATGTTTGAGTTACAAAGGTGAAAGAAAGGACATGCCGAATGAGACCTTCGCACCATACGTGCATGTGGAGCTCCAAGATATCCCATCTTGTACGGTGGTTAACTATCCTGAAGAAAGTTTCAGACTCAAGCATGGAAAGCGTCACATGACGGATGGCTCCGTGTCCGGTACGGTTCCTGCATCTCCTTGTTTGCAGTATGGACGAGTGTCGATGGATGGCACGCAGCGGGGTCCTCTAGTGTGCTGTCTCTGTGGAGGCTCCGCCAATGCCATGGAGCTTGGAGACCTGCATGGGCCGTATTACCCAGAGGGGTTCAAGGCTGCCTCAAGGACTCTTTCCAGTCCGCAGGAGAATGAGGAGGATCACAGTGATTCcgatttgtttttttgtcctAAAAGAGGGAAATGGGATGGAAGCAGTTGGACTAAATCTTTGAACAAGCTGTCAGAGTCTGCTGATTTGATAGCCTGTCAGAGGTGGAGCAGTGACAGCAAGCTTTCTAGATGTCCAAATGTTAAGCGACAAGGGGGGGACGCTGGCATCGATTGGTACAGCCCGCCCGTGGTTCCTCTGTACGGTAGCGAGTACTGGCTCCATGAAGACTGTGGCATATGGTCAGCAGGTGTCTTTTTGGTTAAAGGAAAGCTGTATGGACTTGAAAACGCTGTGAAGTTGGCAAAAGTGTCG atttgttcAATTTGTCAGAATAAGGGGGCAACATTGGGCTGTGTTTTCAAAGGCTGCCCCAACAAACATCACTTCACATGTGCAATGCAGTCAG
- the si:dkey-94l16.4 gene encoding transcription factor 20 isoform X4, which produces MEQPPSNSDGFQPQDLSSTCSLPNIFDLSKNGEDALLKANPLDALHVLQTPGWFVSPGTSDGLLLPENDSDAVPLPPDQIQPDNSFSNTTVTLSYVSRSQVFSNPNALSDHSPIYDVPPLSKAIVLHPPTFDATKLAADTGDAALSLDMDQHCLQQVSLPVGLTACDQFRFMSPAQVVENVAALCYLQQHPDLSGLQDVENIALETLKSLQQTNPNDCRFPINVGEFQNGAANCLWNIGPFAEGFTERDDANAEGLHRNGNPQVAFLFSRSEEPVTLPNDQGTASFPVSLNHNLIRPLDPASQPAASEIDDVFSWAQESRSPSGENSVGRETIDAEQEHLSREEFNPETSDVEKMDSHPKSEFITSTNEIHSGSTDKACHIETVQVNGISEGKTDTFETTGGSLTKKTLERKKLPPRARRGMRLGAIVQNIRPTRYKSSHVTNIQKAQASKISHLDVSSIKKNQHILERACTAAVESNDKTTVRLQKEETDDKTTVLLQKEETDVIVSPRCKTTVSTSCFKNKHVPKPSLDHKPTKTFYKDVLFGSKKRLQKNIFKKPLAGLGNLKSLPTLQTSQKRSPKPIWSPAAGNKPHASKRKRNKPKLGHTFPFAPQEPEIKLKCLSYKGERKDMPNETFAPYVHVELQDIPSCTVVNYPEESFRLKHGKRHMTDGSVSGTVPASPCLQYGRVSMDGTQRGPLVCCLCGGSANAMELGDLHGPYYPEGFKAASRTLSSPQENEEDHSDSDLFFCPKRGKWDGSSWTKSLNKLSESADLIACQRWSSDSKLSRCPNVKRQGGDAGIDWYSPPVVPLYGSEYWLHEDCGIWSAGVFLVKGKLYGLENAVKLAKVSICSICQNKGATLGCVFKGCPNKHHFTCAMQSGCVLNEENFSMKCRKHKNKFIK; this is translated from the exons ATGGAACAGCCTCCCAGCAATTCGGATGGTTTCCAGCCTCAGGATCTTTCCTCCACATGCAGCCTACCCAATATATTTGATCTGTCGAAGAATGGTGAAGACGCTCTGTTGAAAGCGAATCCTTTGGATGCATTGCATGTCCTCCAGACACCAGGTTGGTTTGTTAGTCCTGGAACCAGTGATGGGTTGTTACTTCCAGAGAACGACTCTGATGCGGTGCCGCTCCCCCCAGACCAGATCCAACCGGACAACTCATTTTCCAACACCACTGTCACGCTCTCTTACGTCAGCAGGTCACAGGTTTTCTCCAACCCCAATGCCCTTTCAGATCATTCCCCAATTTATGATGTTCCACCCTTAAGCAAGGCTATTGTTCTACATCCTCCTACTTTTGATGCTACCAAGCTAGCAGCAGACACAGGAGATGCAGCTCTGTCATTGGATATGGACCAACACTGCCTCCAACAGGTCTCCTTACCTGTAGGACTAACAGCCTGTGACCAATTCAGGTTCATGTCCCCAGCTCAGGTTGTTGAAAACGTAGCCGCATTGTGCTACCTTCAACAGCACCCCGATTTAAGTGGATTGCAAGATGTTGAAAATATTGCTTTAGAAACACTCAAATCTTTGCAACAGACCAACCCCAACGATTGTAGGTTTCCTATCAATGTGGGTGAATTTCAAAACGGAGCTGCTAATTGTTTATGGAACATTGGACCTTTTGCGGAAGGCTTTACGGAAAGGGACGATGCAAACGCAGAGGGATTACACAGAAACGGCAACCCTCAGGTGGCCTTTCTGTTCTCTAGATCTGAAGAGCCAGTCACGCTTCCGAACGACCAGGGCACTGCAAGTTTTCCGGTATCATTAAACCACAACTTAATTCGACCGTTAGATCCAGCATCACAACCCGCCGCCTCAGAGATAGATGATGTTTTCTCTTGGGCACAGGAGTCACGTTCTCCAAGTGGAGAAAATTCTGTTGGCAGAGAAACGATTGATGCCGAGCAAGAACATTTGAGCAGAGAGGAGTTTAATCCCGAAACATCTGACGTGGAGAAGATGGATTCACATCCTAAATCAGAATTTATTACCAGCACTAATGAGATACATTCAGGGAGTACTGACAAAGCATGCCACATTGAAACTGTGCAGGTCAATGGGATATCTGAAGGAAAAACAGACACGTTTGAGACGACCGGAGGTTCGCTCACCAAAAAGACGTTGGAAAGAAAAAAGCTGCCCCCGAGAGCTAGGAGAGGGATGCGATTAGGAGCCATTGTTCAAAACATTCGCCCAACCAGGTACAAATCAAGTCACGTCACCAACATACAAAAAGCTCAGGCAAGCAAGATTTCCCATCTGGATGTGTCATCCATCAAGAAAAACCAGCACATTCTGGAAAGAGCTTGCACTGCGGCAGTTGAATCTAATGACAAGACCACAGTGCgtttacaaaaagaagaaactgATGACAAGACCACAGTGcttttacaaaaagaagaaacgGATGTCATAGTTTCACCCAGATGTAAAACCACAGTATCTACCTCTTgtttcaaaaacaaacatgttccTAAACCTTCATTGGATCACAAACCTACAAAGACTTTTTACAAAGACGTACTGTTCGGTTCCAAAAAGAGACTGCAaaagaacattttcaaaaagcCCTTAGCGGGTTTGGGGAATCTTAAATCATTACCAACACTCCAAACCTCTCAAAAAAGGAGTCCGAAACCAATTTGGAGTCCTGCTGCTGGGAACAAACCTCATGCATCCAAAaggaaaagaaacaaaccaaagcTTGGCCACACTTTCCCTTTTGCGCCCCAGGAACCAGAAATTAAACTGAAATGTTTGAGTTACAAAGGTGAAAGAAAGGACATGCCGAATGAGACCTTCGCACCATACGTGCATGTGGAGCTCCAAGATATCCCATCTTGTACGGTGGTTAACTATCCTGAAGAAAGTTTCAGACTCAAGCATGGAAAGCGTCACATGACGGATGGCTCCGTGTCCGGTACGGTTCCTGCATCTCCTTGTTTGCAGTATGGACGAGTGTCGATGGATGGCACGCAGCGGGGTCCTCTAGTGTGCTGTCTCTGTGGAGGCTCCGCCAATGCCATGGAGCTTGGAGACCTGCATGGGCCGTATTACCCAGAGGGGTTCAAGGCTGCCTCAAGGACTCTTTCCAGTCCGCAGGAGAATGAGGAGGATCACAGTGATTCcgatttgtttttttgtcctAAAAGAGGGAAATGGGATGGAAGCAGTTGGACTAAATCTTTGAACAAGCTGTCAGAGTCTGCTGATTTGATAGCCTGTCAGAGGTGGAGCAGTGACAGCAAGCTTTCTAGATGTCCAAATGTTAAGCGACAAGGGGGGGACGCTGGCATCGATTGGTACAGCCCGCCCGTGGTTCCTCTGTACGGTAGCGAGTACTGGCTCCATGAAGACTGTGGCATATGGTCAGCAGGTGTCTTTTTGGTTAAAGGAAAGCTGTATGGACTTGAAAACGCTGTGAAGTTGGCAAAAGTGTCG atttgttcAATTTGTCAGAATAAGGGGGCAACATTGGGCTGTGTTTTCAAAGGCTGCCCCAACAAACATCACTTCACATGTGCAATGCAGTCAG